One region of Salinibacterium sp. TMP30 genomic DNA includes:
- a CDS encoding heme o synthase gives MDVTMEARTQHERIGILRKVRAYVALTKPRVIELLLVTTVPVMVLAANGIPNLWLVLATLVGGILSASSANAFNCYIDRDIDRVMARTKNRPLVTGELTDREALIFAWLSGVGSVVWLGLLTNWLAAGLSLFAILFYVFVYTLLLKRRTPQNIIWGGIAGCMPVLIGWAAVTGDLSWAAFVLFVIVFLWTPPHYWPLSMKYRAEYQSVGVPMLAVVRGRAAVGLQVILYAWATVVCSLLLIPVADMGIVYTVVAAASGAWFIIESHHLYATAIRHGEVKAMRVFHSSISYLTLVFLAVGIDPLLPF, from the coding sequence ATGGATGTCACTATGGAAGCCCGAACGCAGCACGAACGCATCGGCATCCTCCGCAAGGTTCGCGCGTACGTCGCGCTCACAAAACCCCGCGTCATTGAGCTTCTGCTCGTCACGACCGTACCCGTGATGGTGCTTGCCGCGAACGGAATCCCGAACCTCTGGTTGGTATTAGCTACGCTCGTCGGGGGAATTCTCAGTGCGTCGTCGGCAAACGCATTTAATTGCTACATCGACCGTGACATTGATCGTGTGATGGCGCGTACGAAGAATCGACCTCTCGTCACTGGGGAGTTGACCGACCGGGAAGCGCTCATTTTCGCCTGGCTCTCCGGTGTAGGTTCGGTCGTTTGGCTTGGATTGCTTACCAATTGGCTTGCTGCTGGTTTGTCGCTTTTCGCGATTCTCTTCTACGTCTTTGTCTACACACTGTTACTCAAACGTCGAACGCCACAGAACATTATTTGGGGCGGCATCGCCGGCTGCATGCCTGTTCTCATCGGATGGGCTGCAGTCACAGGAGACCTGTCATGGGCCGCGTTCGTTCTCTTCGTTATCGTGTTCCTCTGGACGCCCCCGCACTATTGGCCACTCTCAATGAAATACCGCGCGGAATACCAATCGGTGGGTGTTCCGATGCTCGCAGTTGTGCGTGGCCGTGCTGCCGTCGGCCTGCAGGTCATCTTGTATGCCTGGGCGACAGTGGTGTGTTCGTTGCTACTTATTCCCGTGGCAGACATGGGTATTGTCTACACCGTTGTCGCTGCTGCGAGCGGCGCCTGGTTCATCATTGAGTCGCACCACCTGTATGCGACGGCGATTCGCCATGGCGAGGTCAAGGCGATGCGTGTCTTCCACAGCTCGATCAGCTATCTGACGCTCGTCTTCCTCGCGGTCGGTATTGACCCGCTTCTCCCGTTCTAG
- a CDS encoding COX15/CtaA family protein → MNAVIARLPQSVSARVRFFAVTSLVIQILIVATGGAVRLTGSGLGCPTWPLCTDASLVATPEMGLHGAIEFGNRLLSILVGFVAILMVLMLVRLRRERRDLMSLALIILGGTVLQGLIGGLSVRVQLDPSIVGVHFAISAILVAVSAALVYKVWTGPLGVQREVSRPIVILTHVTSLLVGVTVVAGILTTGAGPHAGDDGSARNGLDANILQHVHSWPGYALIAATLLLVVILVIKGHRRIMNFAILLLALEIVQALVGVIQSRTGLPILLVGIHMVIACAIAAAMTVVVLSLRSTTDTQERSVISDEAVAVR, encoded by the coding sequence GTGAACGCCGTTATCGCACGATTGCCCCAGTCTGTGAGCGCGCGGGTGCGTTTTTTTGCAGTAACTTCACTGGTGATCCAGATTCTGATCGTTGCCACGGGTGGCGCCGTGCGCCTCACCGGCTCGGGACTTGGATGCCCGACCTGGCCGCTGTGCACCGACGCCTCGCTAGTGGCCACTCCTGAGATGGGGTTGCACGGTGCGATTGAGTTCGGCAACCGTTTGTTGTCAATCCTTGTTGGGTTTGTCGCAATACTGATGGTCCTGATGCTCGTCCGTCTGCGGCGCGAGCGTCGTGACCTAATGTCACTCGCACTTATCATTCTGGGCGGCACCGTTCTCCAGGGGCTCATCGGTGGCCTCTCGGTGCGCGTGCAACTGGACCCGAGCATCGTCGGAGTCCATTTCGCTATCTCGGCCATTCTCGTTGCTGTAAGCGCTGCGCTTGTCTATAAGGTGTGGACAGGTCCCCTAGGCGTGCAACGGGAGGTCTCGCGTCCCATCGTCATTCTTACCCACGTGACGAGCCTCTTGGTCGGGGTGACCGTGGTCGCCGGAATTCTCACAACCGGAGCTGGCCCGCATGCTGGCGACGATGGGTCCGCTCGCAATGGACTTGATGCCAATATTTTGCAACACGTCCACAGCTGGCCCGGCTACGCACTAATTGCGGCAACTCTTCTGCTTGTGGTTATTCTTGTGATCAAAGGTCACCGCAGAATCATGAATTTTGCGATTCTTCTGCTTGCACTCGAGATTGTTCAAGCTCTTGTTGGCGTCATTCAGTCTCGGACCGGACTACCGATTCTGCTGGTCGGGATCCATATGGTCATTGCCTGCGCTATCGCTGCAGCAATGACCGTTGTCGTGCTTTCGCTGCGGTCAACAACAGACACGCAAGAGCGGTCGGTCATCTCTGATGAAGCGGTAGCTGTCCGCTAA
- the sufB gene encoding Fe-S cluster assembly protein SufB, protein MSDVLIDRPELNGLGQYEFGWADSDVAGASARRGINEEVVRDISTLKNEPESMLKKRLKGLELFGRKPMPKWGADLSGIDFDNIKYFVRSTEKQAQTWEDLPADIRDTYEKLGIPEAERNRLVSGVAAQYESEVVFHSINAELEAKGVIFMDTDTALREHPEFFDEYFGAVIPAGDNKFAALNTAVWSGGSFVYVPKGVHVEIPLQAYFRINTENMGQFERTLIIADEGSYVHYIEGCTAPIYKSDSLHSAVVEIIVKKNARVRYTTIQNWSNNVYNLVTKRAIAHEGATMEWIDGNIGSKVTMKYPSIYLVGEHAKGETLSVAFAGPGQHQDAGAKMIHMAPYTTSSIVSKSVARGGGRAGYRGEVRVDEKAHHAANTVRCDALLVDTISRSDTYPSIDIRVDDVQLGHEATVSKVSAEQLFYLQSRGMEEDEAMAMIVRGFIEPIARELPMEYAFELNKLIELSMEGSVG, encoded by the coding sequence ATGTCCGACGTGCTGATTGATCGTCCGGAACTCAACGGCTTAGGCCAGTACGAGTTCGGCTGGGCCGACTCCGACGTTGCGGGAGCCTCTGCACGACGGGGCATCAACGAAGAAGTCGTCCGCGACATCTCAACGCTGAAGAACGAGCCCGAATCGATGCTGAAGAAGCGTCTCAAGGGTCTAGAACTCTTCGGCCGCAAGCCAATGCCAAAATGGGGTGCAGACCTCTCCGGTATTGACTTCGACAACATCAAATACTTTGTTCGTTCCACGGAGAAGCAAGCTCAAACTTGGGAAGACCTCCCCGCCGACATTCGGGACACCTACGAAAAGTTGGGCATCCCCGAGGCAGAGCGCAATCGTCTCGTCTCCGGCGTTGCCGCTCAGTACGAGTCTGAAGTCGTCTTCCATTCGATCAATGCGGAGCTGGAAGCAAAGGGTGTCATTTTCATGGACACCGACACTGCTCTGCGCGAGCACCCCGAGTTCTTCGACGAGTACTTTGGCGCGGTGATCCCCGCTGGAGACAACAAGTTTGCCGCCTTGAACACCGCAGTCTGGTCGGGTGGCTCATTCGTTTACGTTCCTAAGGGCGTTCACGTCGAGATTCCCCTGCAGGCTTACTTCCGCATCAACACGGAGAACATGGGCCAGTTTGAGCGCACACTGATCATTGCTGACGAGGGCTCATACGTTCACTACATCGAGGGATGCACAGCTCCGATCTACAAATCCGACTCGCTTCACTCCGCCGTCGTCGAAATCATCGTGAAAAAGAACGCCCGCGTTCGTTACACGACGATTCAAAACTGGTCAAACAACGTTTACAACTTGGTGACCAAACGCGCCATCGCCCATGAAGGCGCAACCATGGAGTGGATCGATGGAAACATCGGCTCCAAGGTGACCATGAAATATCCGTCGATCTACCTCGTCGGCGAGCACGCGAAGGGAGAAACCCTCTCAGTCGCGTTCGCCGGCCCCGGTCAGCACCAGGACGCTGGCGCAAAGATGATTCACATGGCGCCATACACAACGTCGTCGATTGTCTCGAAGTCAGTTGCTCGAGGCGGAGGACGTGCCGGCTATCGGGGCGAAGTGCGTGTGGATGAGAAAGCTCATCACGCCGCCAATACCGTGCGCTGTGACGCACTCTTAGTAGACACAATTTCACGGTCAGACACGTACCCGTCGATTGATATTCGAGTCGATGATGTTCAACTGGGCCACGAAGCAACCGTTTCGAAGGTGAGCGCCGAGCAACTCTTCTACCTCCAGTCACGTGGAATGGAAGAAGACGAAGCGATGGCGATGATCGTTCGAGGATTCATCGAACCCATTGCGCGCGAACTGCCCATGGAGTATGCCTTCGAACTCAATAAGCTCATCGAACTGAGCATGGAAGGATCCGTCGGCTAA
- the sufD gene encoding Fe-S cluster assembly protein SufD, whose translation MTVVTPEQHGLKAHSDGGWDAEDKNFVPVQTRSARPKSFEHADFAPVTGIEAEWKLTPVKLIKPLLDDALNGANYPFEVDAPDGVVVEWISREDKRIASAGAPEERASANAWTNFEQALAITVTGEEHVTLRLTRTELGSAARGAHTIITARPHSNSTIIIESSGEALLSENVEIVVEEGATLNVVNVQDWNDDAIHLASHFVQVGRDAHLKHTIVSLGGKVVRVNPSVHLSGEGSDGELNGLYFADKGQHLEQRVYMHHKAANTRGRVNYKGALQGEGARTVWVGDVLIGREGAGTDSYEQNRNLVLTEGTRADSIPNLEIETGDIQGAGHASATGRFDDEQLFYLQARGITEVEARRLVVIGFLAEIVQKVGDVQLEARLTSAIESELEGTLS comes from the coding sequence ATGACCGTCGTTACACCAGAACAACATGGACTCAAAGCTCACAGCGATGGTGGATGGGATGCCGAAGACAAGAACTTCGTTCCGGTTCAGACGCGTTCCGCGCGCCCCAAGTCGTTTGAGCACGCGGATTTTGCTCCGGTAACCGGAATAGAAGCTGAGTGGAAGCTCACGCCAGTAAAGCTCATTAAGCCTCTGCTTGATGATGCCCTCAATGGTGCGAATTACCCGTTCGAAGTGGACGCGCCCGACGGCGTAGTCGTGGAATGGATTTCTCGGGAAGACAAGCGAATCGCGTCTGCCGGTGCTCCTGAAGAGCGGGCATCCGCAAATGCGTGGACAAACTTCGAGCAGGCGCTGGCAATCACCGTTACCGGCGAAGAGCACGTAACACTGCGCTTGACTCGCACGGAGCTCGGAAGTGCAGCACGCGGAGCTCACACAATTATCACCGCGCGACCGCACAGCAACAGCACGATCATCATCGAATCGTCTGGCGAAGCCCTTCTCAGTGAGAATGTTGAAATCGTCGTCGAAGAGGGTGCCACCCTCAACGTTGTGAACGTTCAGGACTGGAACGACGACGCTATCCACCTTGCAAGCCACTTCGTGCAGGTTGGCCGCGATGCGCACCTCAAGCACACGATCGTGTCGCTCGGTGGCAAAGTTGTTCGAGTCAACCCCTCCGTGCACCTCTCTGGAGAAGGCTCCGACGGTGAGCTCAACGGCCTGTACTTCGCAGACAAGGGTCAGCACCTTGAACAGCGCGTCTACATGCACCATAAGGCAGCGAATACGCGCGGCCGTGTGAACTACAAGGGTGCGCTTCAGGGTGAAGGCGCGCGCACCGTTTGGGTGGGCGATGTACTCATCGGACGCGAGGGTGCGGGCACCGACAGCTACGAACAGAACCGCAATCTGGTTCTCACCGAAGGTACCCGCGCGGATTCGATCCCGAACCTCGAAATTGAGACGGGTGATATCCAGGGTGCAGGTCACGCGAGCGCAACTGGTCGCTTTGACGACGAGCAGCTCTTTTACCTGCAGGCTCGGGGAATTACCGAAGTAGAAGCTCGTCGACTAGTAGTTATTGGGTTCCTCGCCGAGATTGTGCAAAAAGTCGGTGACGTGCAACTAGAGGCTCGTCTCACGTCAGCTATCGAATCTGAGTTGGAAGGAACCCTCTCGTGA
- a CDS encoding non-heme iron oxygenase ferredoxin subunit, translating to MTAQRVCAVDELEPNKAYRVELEGTAIAIVKDSAGEVHAIGDTCTHGDISLAEGFVEDGAIECWAHGSLFSLDTGKPLSLPAYEPVPVFVVKIDDDGGVHIDPEKTVAIEG from the coding sequence GTGACCGCTCAGCGTGTCTGTGCAGTCGACGAACTGGAGCCGAACAAGGCCTACCGGGTGGAGCTCGAGGGCACCGCGATCGCCATTGTTAAAGACTCCGCCGGAGAGGTGCACGCCATTGGCGACACCTGCACCCACGGAGATATTTCGCTCGCCGAAGGGTTTGTTGAAGACGGTGCGATCGAGTGCTGGGCACACGGTTCGCTGTTTTCCCTCGACACCGGAAAGCCATTGAGCCTGCCTGCCTATGAACCTGTACCGGTCTTTGTAGTGAAGATCGACGACGACGGCGGGGTCCACATCGACCCCGAGAAGACCGTCGCCATCGAGGGCTAA
- the sufC gene encoding Fe-S cluster assembly ATPase SufC has protein sequence MLVLSVKDLHVSVETEQGTKNILKGVNLTINQGEIHAIMGPNGSGKSTLAYTIAGHPKYHVESGSVTLDGEEVLDMSIDARARAGLFLAMQYPVEIPGVKVADFLRTAKTALSGEAPALRPWIKEVNSSMKALRMDKAFSDRNVNEGFSGGEKKRNEILQLELLKPRFAILDETDSGLDVDALKTVSEGVNRAHESTGLGLLLITHYTRILRYIKPDFVHVFVDGRVAEEGGPDLADRLENEGYDRFLTDTSVA, from the coding sequence ATGTTAGTATTGTCAGTTAAAGATTTGCACGTAAGTGTCGAAACCGAGCAGGGTACCAAAAACATCCTCAAGGGTGTCAACCTCACGATCAACCAGGGCGAGATCCACGCGATCATGGGACCAAATGGTTCGGGAAAGTCCACTCTTGCCTACACAATCGCGGGACACCCCAAGTACCACGTCGAGAGCGGGTCGGTAACGCTCGACGGTGAAGAGGTTCTCGACATGAGCATTGATGCGCGTGCCCGTGCAGGTCTCTTCTTGGCTATGCAGTACCCCGTAGAAATTCCTGGGGTCAAGGTTGCCGACTTCCTTCGCACCGCAAAAACGGCGCTGAGCGGCGAGGCGCCCGCGCTCCGCCCGTGGATCAAAGAAGTTAACTCCTCCATGAAGGCCCTGCGCATGGACAAGGCCTTCTCTGACCGCAATGTCAACGAGGGCTTCTCCGGTGGAGAGAAGAAGCGTAACGAGATTTTGCAGCTTGAACTTCTGAAGCCACGCTTCGCAATTTTGGACGAAACCGACTCAGGGCTCGACGTTGACGCTCTCAAGACCGTTTCTGAGGGTGTGAACCGCGCACATGAGTCGACCGGCCTCGGCTTGCTCCTGATTACTCATTACACCCGCATTTTGCGGTACATCAAACCGGACTTCGTGCACGTTTTCGTTGACGGCCGCGTTGCTGAAGAGGGCGGCCCCGACCTTGCAGATCGCCTAGAGAACGAAGGCTATGATCGATTTTTGACCGACACGAGCGTAGCCTAA
- a CDS encoding metal-sulfur cluster assembly factor gives MSTVLAPALFDEVEEALKDVVDPELGVNIVDLGLIYDLSWDPENNALIISMTLTSAGCPLTDVIEEQIAQSLDNVVDAFRINWVWMPPWGPEKITDDGRDMMRALGFSI, from the coding sequence ATGTCTACAGTTTTGGCCCCCGCGCTCTTCGACGAAGTTGAAGAGGCACTAAAGGATGTTGTTGACCCCGAGCTAGGCGTTAACATCGTGGATCTAGGTCTGATCTACGACTTGAGCTGGGATCCCGAGAATAATGCGCTCATCATCAGTATGACGCTCACCTCAGCTGGCTGCCCATTGACGGATGTCATTGAAGAACAGATCGCGCAGTCGCTCGACAATGTTGTAGATGCCTTCAGAATCAACTGGGTGTGGATGCCCCCGTGGGGCCCCGAAAAGATTACTGACGATGGTCGCGACATGATGCGCGCGCTAGGTTTCTCAATCTAA
- a CDS encoding ABC-F family ATP-binding cassette domain-containing protein, which translates to MLAVHDLELRVGARMLMQGVNFRVDHGDKIGLVGRNGAGKTTLTKTLAGELESTGGSIERSGEIGYLPQDPRSGNPEDLARTRILDARGLGSIVLKMRQAQDEMGSSDPEVSGAAMDRYGKLDDRFLSLGGYAAEAEAASIASNLSLPDRILDQPLSTLSGGQRRRIELARILFSGADTMLLDEPTNHLDADSVVWLREFLKNFSGGLIVISHDVELVEDTVNKVFYLDANRQQIDQYNMGWKHYLRQRQSDEERRKKERANAEKKASTLQAQAAKFGAKASKAASAHQMVARAEKLLAGLDDVRTSDRVAALRFPDPAPCGRTPLMGFNLSKSYGSLEIFTSVDLAIDRGSKVVILGFNGAGKTTLLRMLAGVDEPDTGHIEPGHGLRIGYYAQEHETIDVKRSVLENMVSSSPHITEMEARRVLGSFLFTGDDSAKPAGVLSGGEKTRLALAMIVVSGANVLLLDEPTNNLDPASREEILGALANYKGAVVLVSHDEGAVEALNPERVLILPDGIEDHWNKDYADLISLA; encoded by the coding sequence TTGCTTGCTGTGCATGACCTCGAGTTGCGCGTTGGCGCACGCATGCTGATGCAAGGCGTCAATTTTAGAGTAGATCATGGCGACAAGATCGGCCTGGTAGGCCGAAACGGTGCGGGAAAGACAACGCTCACCAAGACGCTCGCTGGCGAGCTCGAGTCCACCGGCGGCTCCATCGAGCGCTCGGGCGAGATCGGCTACCTTCCTCAGGACCCCCGCTCAGGAAATCCAGAAGATCTCGCGCGCACACGAATTCTCGACGCGCGAGGTTTAGGCAGTATTGTCCTGAAAATGCGTCAAGCACAAGACGAAATGGGCAGCAGTGACCCTGAAGTCAGCGGCGCAGCAATGGACCGGTACGGCAAACTGGATGATCGTTTCCTCTCACTGGGCGGCTACGCAGCCGAAGCAGAAGCGGCATCAATCGCGAGCAATCTGAGCCTTCCCGACCGCATCCTCGATCAGCCGTTGTCAACGCTTTCCGGTGGCCAGCGCCGCAGGATCGAGCTCGCTCGAATCCTGTTCTCGGGCGCAGACACCATGCTTCTTGATGAACCAACCAACCACCTCGATGCCGACTCCGTGGTGTGGCTCCGCGAATTCCTCAAAAACTTCAGCGGCGGTCTGATCGTGATCAGCCACGATGTTGAACTTGTCGAGGACACCGTCAACAAAGTGTTTTATTTGGATGCTAACCGTCAGCAGATCGACCAGTACAACATGGGCTGGAAGCACTACTTGCGTCAGCGTCAGTCCGATGAAGAACGCCGCAAAAAGGAGCGCGCCAACGCCGAGAAGAAGGCGAGCACGCTGCAAGCGCAGGCAGCCAAATTTGGCGCTAAAGCATCCAAAGCTGCATCTGCTCACCAGATGGTAGCGCGAGCAGAAAAGCTTCTCGCCGGTCTTGATGATGTGCGCACTAGCGATCGCGTCGCAGCTCTTCGCTTCCCCGATCCGGCTCCCTGCGGTCGAACACCGCTCATGGGCTTCAATCTCAGCAAGAGTTACGGCTCGCTAGAGATCTTTACCTCGGTCGATCTTGCGATCGACCGAGGCTCCAAGGTGGTAATTCTGGGGTTCAACGGTGCAGGAAAGACCACACTCTTGCGGATGCTCGCCGGCGTCGATGAGCCCGATACGGGTCATATCGAGCCTGGCCACGGACTCCGCATCGGTTACTACGCTCAGGAACACGAAACGATTGATGTCAAGCGTTCAGTGCTCGAAAATATGGTGTCGTCCTCCCCTCATATCACCGAGATGGAAGCGCGCCGTGTACTCGGATCGTTCCTGTTCACCGGTGACGACTCAGCAAAGCCCGCTGGCGTTCTCTCTGGAGGCGAAAAAACTAGGCTCGCTCTTGCCATGATTGTGGTCAGTGGTGCGAACGTGCTTCTTCTCGATGAGCCCACTAACAACTTGGATCCCGCGAGCCGTGAAGAGATTCTGGGCGCTCTAGCAAACTACAAGGGTGCCGTAGTGCTCGTGAGCCATGATGAGGGCGCAGTTGAAGCGCTCAATCCAGAGCGGGTTCTTATTCTGCCTGACGGCATCGAGGACCACTGGAACAAGGATTACGCAGACCTCATCTCCTTGGCCTAG
- a CDS encoding SURF1 family protein, translating into MKKWRFAFSQRWFGYLALVIAFAIGCVFLSQWQFDRREEAAAEVARVSENWDAEPQQLENVMPKLDEFDVDNKWVSVAVSGQYRESEQLLVRGRPYSGQPGFEVLVPFQLDSGRVLVVDRGWVPAGNSQDTPDAVPTPPTGRIDIVVRLKPSEPTVQGRSAPVGQVATIHLPRVAEILDEPTYIGGYGILASEFPSVADMPIAYPKPLLDEGAHLSYAFQWVAFGVLAFIGLGWAIRQEYRLINEADPVERERAEKRKRKAEDRGPTDAEIEDAILDA; encoded by the coding sequence ATGAAGAAGTGGCGCTTTGCGTTCTCACAGCGATGGTTCGGATATTTAGCCCTGGTCATCGCTTTTGCCATTGGATGTGTGTTTCTCTCACAATGGCAATTTGATCGGCGCGAAGAAGCTGCCGCCGAGGTAGCTCGTGTCAGTGAAAATTGGGATGCCGAGCCTCAGCAACTCGAAAACGTGATGCCAAAGCTCGACGAGTTTGACGTCGACAACAAGTGGGTGTCAGTGGCCGTCAGCGGCCAGTACAGAGAATCCGAACAGCTCTTGGTTCGGGGGCGCCCGTACTCTGGGCAGCCCGGATTTGAAGTACTTGTTCCCTTCCAGCTTGATAGCGGTCGTGTTCTCGTTGTCGATCGAGGATGGGTGCCCGCGGGCAACAGCCAAGATACCCCAGATGCGGTCCCCACTCCCCCAACCGGACGCATCGATATCGTGGTGCGACTCAAGCCCAGCGAGCCGACGGTTCAGGGGCGGTCAGCGCCGGTGGGCCAGGTGGCCACAATCCACTTACCGAGAGTCGCGGAAATTCTTGACGAACCGACCTACATTGGCGGATACGGGATCTTGGCTTCTGAATTTCCCAGCGTCGCCGACATGCCCATCGCCTACCCGAAGCCACTGCTCGACGAGGGCGCACACCTGTCCTATGCGTTCCAATGGGTCGCGTTTGGTGTGCTCGCATTCATAGGACTCGGGTGGGCTATTCGCCAAGAATATCGACTCATTAACGAAGCTGATCCCGTTGAACGCGAGCGCGCGGAAAAGCGCAAGCGCAAGGCGGAAGACCGTGGCCCCACCGATGCCGAGATCGAAGACGCCATTCTTGATGCCTAG
- a CDS encoding DUF3099 domain-containing protein, translating to MKSPESITSLPERPDDERRRRALHYSIAMAVRVVCVILCVFVTGWWLVLPILGAIVLPYVAVVLANVTTSRSGTVDAPGQLALGSASSSTMSSAPDEAHR from the coding sequence ATGAAAAGTCCTGAGTCGATCACTTCGCTCCCCGAGCGGCCCGATGATGAGCGCCGGCGACGCGCGCTTCACTACTCGATTGCGATGGCAGTCAGAGTTGTCTGTGTCATCCTCTGCGTCTTTGTTACGGGGTGGTGGCTCGTCTTGCCGATTCTCGGCGCCATTGTGCTCCCTTACGTCGCTGTGGTGCTTGCGAATGTCACCACATCCCGCTCGGGTACCGTAGATGCTCCCGGGCAGCTGGCCTTAGGTTCGGCCAGTTCGTCCACCATGTCGAGTGCTCCTGACGAGGCACATCGGTGA